From Mucilaginibacter rubeus, a single genomic window includes:
- a CDS encoding RNA polymerase sigma-70 factor, which produces MPAPNQHITHTDEQLLQLIAGDNREAFTELYNRYWDKTFAVAYHRLDDEHEAEEVVQEVFLSIWQRRASLKLTHTLATYLSVAVKYKVINHLDRQYRKQQHLDELAFTSTETEDTTIQWLEEKELRERLDHGINQLPGKCRIVFLLSRDENKTYAEIASELGISQKTVEAHMSKALSSLRQSLGVSLPILILLLS; this is translated from the coding sequence ATGCCTGCACCCAATCAGCATATCACCCATACCGACGAGCAGCTACTACAACTCATAGCCGGCGACAATCGCGAGGCTTTTACTGAGCTGTATAACCGGTATTGGGATAAAACCTTCGCGGTAGCCTACCACCGTTTGGATGACGAGCACGAGGCCGAAGAGGTGGTTCAGGAAGTATTTTTAAGTATCTGGCAACGCCGTGCAAGCCTCAAGTTAACCCATACCCTGGCAACCTATCTTTCGGTCGCGGTTAAATATAAAGTGATCAACCATCTTGATCGCCAATACAGAAAACAGCAGCATTTAGATGAACTTGCTTTTACCTCAACCGAAACTGAGGATACCACCATTCAATGGTTGGAGGAAAAAGAACTGCGCGAACGGCTTGACCACGGCATCAACCAACTGCCTGGAAAATGCCGCATTGTGTTCCTACTGAGCCGCGATGAAAATAAAACCTATGCGGAGATAGCATCAGAGCTTGGCATCTCACAAAAAACAGTCGAAGCTCATATGTCAAAAGCTTTAAGTTCGCTTAGGCAGTCGCTTGGTGTTTCCTTACCAATACTGATTTTGCTGCTTAGTTAA
- a CDS encoding FecR family protein — translation MENNTYNVKELAHKLMQGTISPDEKIWLDAWYANFSDEEVLLSASKYQTPEQLRESILNKITARMETPGKPARKVITLWRSIAAAAAVVLLVTFAALYKNEVLEVVDPAKQVELVTSPGKHRQISLPDGTRIWLSPGSKISYPDKFRAKERLVKLEGEAFFDVVHDEDHPFVIQSGQLKTVVLGTSFNVKAYPDEMISEVTVISGKVAVQEHDLPKSKQTIMVLNQQAVYNKTDRSLIKKDYPNASKFLSQRTGLFSYDGASLQDVTDDILLQYGIRVNLAPGIAQKGFYGHINTNEAVDKTLNKLCAVMDLRWSKLDNGYYLQPLPPNN, via the coding sequence ATGGAAAACAATACCTATAACGTAAAGGAGCTTGCTCATAAGTTAATGCAGGGCACCATCAGTCCGGACGAAAAAATCTGGCTTGATGCCTGGTATGCCAATTTTAGCGATGAGGAAGTTTTGTTATCGGCCTCAAAATACCAAACTCCCGAACAGCTGCGGGAAAGTATTTTGAACAAGATAACCGCACGAATGGAAACACCGGGGAAACCCGCGCGTAAGGTAATTACCTTATGGCGAAGCATAGCTGCTGCAGCGGCCGTGGTATTGCTGGTTACATTTGCGGCGCTTTACAAAAATGAGGTATTGGAAGTTGTTGATCCGGCCAAACAGGTTGAACTGGTAACCTCCCCAGGCAAACACCGGCAAATCAGTTTACCTGATGGTACACGCATCTGGCTTAGCCCCGGCAGTAAGATCAGCTATCCTGATAAGTTCAGGGCCAAAGAACGCCTGGTAAAACTGGAAGGCGAAGCTTTTTTTGATGTGGTACATGATGAAGATCATCCTTTCGTGATCCAATCGGGACAGCTTAAAACGGTGGTACTGGGCACCAGCTTCAACGTCAAAGCCTACCCGGACGAGATGATATCTGAGGTAACGGTCATCAGCGGAAAAGTAGCTGTACAAGAACATGATTTACCTAAAAGCAAACAGACTATCATGGTGCTTAACCAACAGGCAGTTTATAATAAAACTGACAGATCGTTGATTAAAAAGGATTATCCCAACGCTTCAAAATTCCTGTCGCAGCGTACCGGTTTGTTCAGTTATGATGGCGCATCGCTGCAAGACGTTACCGATGATATATTACTCCAGTATGGCATCCGCGTAAATCTGGCTCCGGGCATTGCTCAAAAAGGGTTTTACGGACACATCAACACCAATGAGGCGGTTGATAAAACACTTAACAAACTTTGCGCCGTAATGGACCTGCGCTGGAGCAAGCTTGATAACGGCTATTACCTGCAACCTTTGCCACCCAACAATTAA
- a CDS encoding helix-turn-helix domain-containing protein, whose translation MDAIVFHIAPYQLARLTLLISGITLALLLWFTRKDNPKANRLLSLALIVSLLHVAGLPPAVLLAFGPLLYLYVRQLVLRERSLRWQDGLHFCPLLAGYWIPGGLVLIPVIVYLYLSHRLIRHFYQSLQPVLMDRPRFAFRGLEKVLILLGLLCLPGIINGVFCLAIALVMTGMVVAVILKTDVNVTLTTGNMNDREKARRLKEAVAAGRLYEDAELTLTSLAIKLGLHPHELSRIINNGLQKNFNDLINGFRVREVARKMRDPAYDRFTLLGIAYESGFNSQRTFSRVFKEMTGKSPVEYKNNLKKEWPNDKLATPSNSRPVILRQESPLVGVFKTTKRNIMIRNYFKIAYRSLSRNSGLSIINISSLAIGMACVLLIGLYIGDELGYDRFFKNAERIYRVNIHEKDGNNEFIAAHTPPPVGAALQSGFPEIESYTRIYQPGDQVVHLTGMGIVKRLSTKIVCQLTLTSCNFSAIPC comes from the coding sequence TTGGATGCCATTGTTTTTCATATTGCTCCCTATCAATTGGCCCGCTTAACGCTGCTGATTAGCGGAATTACGCTGGCCTTACTGTTATGGTTCACCCGCAAAGATAACCCAAAGGCTAACCGGTTGCTGAGTCTGGCCTTGATTGTTTCCTTATTACACGTAGCCGGGCTGCCCCCGGCCGTTTTGTTGGCCTTTGGTCCGTTGCTTTATTTATACGTACGCCAGCTTGTTTTGCGGGAGAGATCATTGCGCTGGCAGGACGGGCTGCACTTTTGCCCTTTACTGGCGGGCTATTGGATACCCGGAGGGCTAGTTTTGATCCCGGTTATCGTGTACCTGTACCTGTCGCACCGCTTAATCCGGCATTTTTATCAAAGTTTACAGCCTGTGCTGATGGATAGGCCACGGTTTGCATTCCGGGGACTGGAAAAAGTATTGATATTGTTGGGATTGCTTTGCCTGCCTGGCATCATTAACGGAGTTTTTTGTTTAGCCATTGCCCTGGTGATGACAGGGATGGTGGTAGCTGTAATATTGAAAACAGATGTGAATGTAACGCTGACTACCGGTAACATGAATGACAGGGAAAAAGCCCGGCGCCTGAAGGAGGCGGTGGCTGCCGGCCGTTTGTATGAGGATGCTGAGTTGACCCTTACATCGCTGGCTATTAAATTAGGTCTCCATCCGCATGAACTATCCCGGATCATCAATAATGGTTTACAGAAAAATTTTAATGATCTGATCAATGGCTTTCGCGTTAGGGAGGTTGCGCGAAAAATGCGTGATCCTGCTTATGACAGGTTCACCTTGTTGGGTATTGCTTATGAGTCTGGTTTTAATTCCCAGCGTACATTCAGCCGCGTTTTTAAAGAAATGACCGGCAAAAGCCCGGTTGAATACAAAAATAACCTGAAAAAAGAATGGCCAAATGATAAACTGGCCACTCCGTCAAACTCGCGTCCGGTAATATTGCGTCAGGAAAGCCCACTGGTTGGGGTTTTCAAAACCACCAAACGCAATATTATGATCCGTAATTATTTTAAGATCGCCTACCGCAGCCTTAGTCGAAACAGCGGCCTGTCCATTATCAATATCAGCAGCCTGGCCATCGGTATGGCCTGTGTCCTATTGATCGGTTTGTATATCGGGGACGAATTAGGTTATGATCGCTTTTTTAAAAATGCCGAGCGCATCTATCGTGTAAACATTCATGAGAAAGACGGTAATAATGAATTTATAGCTGCACATACACCACCGCCGGTGGGAGCGGCCCTGCAAAGCGGTTTTCCGGAGATTGAAAGCTACACGCGTATTTACCAGCCGGGCGATCAGGTGGTTCATTTGACCGGAATGGGCATCGTGAAGCGCTTATCGACAAAAATTGTTTGTCAGTTGACTCTAACTTCCTGCAATTTTTCAGCTATCCCTTGCTGA
- a CDS encoding dihydrofolate reductase family protein, with product MRKVIYGINLSLDGCCDHAKFGGGKDILEYFTRLMDGVDLIVYGRKTYELMVPYWPDAAKDPNTTKAEKEFAQAFDGIDKLVFSQTLTVADDKNTTITHANLGDEIRKLKQQPGGNISIGGVNLPLQVIELGLVDEFNFVIHPVIVGEGRSLLEAAGLKESLGLELIESKILESGCIALHYKKV from the coding sequence ATGAGAAAAGTAATCTACGGTATTAACCTGAGTTTAGACGGATGCTGCGACCATGCCAAATTTGGCGGCGGCAAGGATATATTAGAATATTTTACCCGGCTTATGGATGGTGTAGATCTGATTGTATACGGGCGTAAAACCTATGAACTTATGGTTCCTTATTGGCCGGATGCAGCAAAAGATCCAAACACAACCAAGGCGGAGAAAGAATTTGCGCAGGCATTTGATGGTATTGATAAGCTTGTTTTCTCCCAGACTTTAACCGTTGCCGATGACAAAAATACAACGATTACCCACGCAAATCTTGGCGATGAGATCCGTAAATTGAAACAGCAACCGGGTGGCAATATTTCGATAGGAGGTGTAAACCTGCCCTTGCAGGTTATTGAACTTGGTCTGGTTGACGAGTTTAATTTCGTGATCCATCCGGTAATTGTAGGCGAGGGCAGAAGTTTATTGGAAGCCGCCGGTTTGAAGGAAAGTTTAGGTTTAGAATTAATTGAATCAAAGATTCTTGAATCCGGTTGTATCGCGCTCCATTACAAGAAAGTCTGA
- a CDS encoding FtsX-like permease family protein, whose translation MSVDSNFLQFFSYPLLKGNAASCLNGRGAVVLTESGAKRYFGDADPIGKSMVIDGYDAPFTVTAVLKDLPARSSMQFDMLQCNLAMPAIKRYSWSWVWLQTGTFVKLRPNAPNAAVDVQKLVSRFPEMVRVQTATAFRRIGTPFDEYLKKGNKYEVLLQPLVDMHFYSAQIGNRYFIQGDIKYVYIFSAIALFIILLACFNFMNLATAQSARRAREVGIRKVLGSERGQLIWQFLYEALVYTILAGIVATTLVVCVLPAFNRLASKSIPLNALFDVRVLGGMLLLTLLTALFAGSYPAFFLTAFKPVAVLKGNTDGKTSKAGFSTRNVLVIFQFAVSAVMIICTMVVYKQLRYNQSKDLGYDKENVLVIGDAEWLGNKEENFRQEILKLPGVAGATMSTNLPASQKYFEDEYKPEMDANNPSSAEKTLDLSSYMVDEAFVPTFKLRLIAGRNFSKAYNDSASVILNEAAAKLAGWKNPIGQHISYHGGGDKRFEVIGITQDFNPLSLHDQIMPWALFYTKSGNYLTHSSYIAVKLRPGDYAGAINRIRSVWKSFMPEYPFDYHFLDQQYDELYRTDQTMGKVFSVFTVLSVIVACLGLFGLAMYTAERRTKEIGIRKVLGASIANVVLMLSGDFLKLVLLASVIAFPVAWYAMYTWLQDFAYRTAISWWVFVFATAIVTLIALVTISFQALKAATNNPVRSLKSE comes from the coding sequence TTGTCAGTTGACTCTAACTTCCTGCAATTTTTCAGCTATCCCTTGCTGAAGGGTAATGCCGCCAGTTGCCTTAATGGGCGGGGGGCTGTCGTACTCACTGAAAGTGGTGCAAAAAGGTATTTTGGTGATGCAGACCCGATAGGCAAAAGCATGGTTATTGACGGATACGACGCACCATTCACCGTTACAGCTGTTCTGAAAGACCTGCCGGCACGATCATCAATGCAATTTGATATGCTGCAATGCAATCTGGCTATGCCAGCAATTAAACGCTATAGCTGGAGCTGGGTTTGGCTGCAAACGGGTACTTTTGTTAAACTGCGGCCAAATGCGCCCAATGCCGCCGTGGATGTCCAAAAACTGGTTTCGCGTTTCCCCGAGATGGTACGGGTACAGACAGCCACCGCTTTTCGCCGCATCGGCACACCGTTTGACGAGTACCTGAAGAAGGGGAACAAATACGAAGTATTACTTCAGCCCCTTGTGGATATGCATTTTTATTCCGCACAGATCGGTAACCGTTATTTTATCCAGGGTGATATCAAGTACGTATACATATTCTCGGCCATAGCCTTATTTATTATATTGCTGGCCTGCTTCAATTTTATGAACCTGGCAACAGCACAGTCCGCGAGGCGTGCGCGCGAGGTCGGTATCCGCAAAGTGCTCGGTTCCGAAAGGGGGCAATTGATCTGGCAGTTTCTTTACGAAGCACTTGTCTATACCATACTGGCAGGGATTGTTGCTACAACCCTGGTAGTTTGTGTTTTACCGGCATTTAACCGGCTGGCGTCCAAGTCTATACCGCTTAATGCGTTATTTGATGTACGTGTTTTGGGCGGAATGCTATTGCTTACCCTGCTTACAGCGCTATTCGCAGGCAGTTATCCCGCGTTTTTTCTGACCGCGTTTAAACCGGTTGCCGTATTGAAAGGAAACACCGATGGTAAAACATCTAAGGCCGGTTTTTCAACACGTAATGTGTTGGTGATTTTTCAATTCGCAGTATCAGCGGTAATGATCATCTGCACCATGGTTGTGTATAAGCAACTCAGGTATAATCAGTCAAAAGATCTTGGCTATGACAAAGAAAATGTACTGGTAATCGGTGATGCCGAATGGCTGGGCAACAAAGAGGAAAATTTCCGGCAGGAGATCTTGAAATTGCCTGGGGTAGCCGGTGCCACGATGAGTACTAACCTGCCGGCATCGCAAAAATACTTTGAAGATGAGTATAAGCCTGAAATGGATGCCAATAATCCTTCATCTGCGGAAAAAACACTGGACCTGTCTTCCTACATGGTGGATGAGGCGTTTGTGCCTACATTTAAGCTGCGTCTCATTGCCGGGCGTAATTTTTCGAAAGCCTATAATGACTCGGCATCAGTAATTCTTAATGAGGCTGCTGCAAAGCTTGCCGGCTGGAAAAACCCCATTGGCCAGCACATCTCTTACCATGGCGGTGGCGATAAGCGTTTTGAAGTGATCGGCATTACACAGGATTTTAACCCGCTCTCCTTACATGATCAGATCATGCCATGGGCACTGTTCTATACTAAATCAGGAAATTACCTAACGCATTCGTCGTATATCGCCGTCAAGCTGCGTCCGGGTGATTATGCCGGTGCGATTAACAGGATTCGGTCAGTCTGGAAAAGTTTTATGCCGGAATATCCTTTCGACTATCATTTTTTGGATCAGCAATATGACGAATTGTACCGCACCGATCAAACCATGGGTAAAGTATTCAGCGTGTTTACTGTGCTATCTGTTATTGTAGCCTGCCTTGGGTTATTTGGCCTGGCGATGTATACTGCCGAACGGCGCACCAAAGAGATAGGCATAAGAAAAGTGTTGGGCGCTTCCATTGCAAATGTAGTATTGATGCTATCAGGAGATTTTCTGAAACTGGTGCTGCTTGCTTCGGTAATCGCTTTCCCGGTTGCCTGGTACGCCATGTATACGTGGCTGCAGGATTTCGCCTATCGAACAGCAATCAGTTGGTGGGTATTTGTATTCGCGACAGCAATTGTTACTTTAATTGCTCTGGTTACCATCAGCTTCCAAGCCCTTAAGGCCGCTACTAATAACCCCGTGAGAAGCTTAAAGAGTGAATAG
- a CDS encoding TonB-dependent receptor: MKTNRPAWVSMLICEITRIPLRTALGILMLLLITTQSQAQTQSLLDKPVTITITNEPLKQALDKITAASGIKFTYNETVAKSTVKISINAKNQPLGDVLRKALATQPFSFTVLDNEVLIKYDAGKIKKQAAADGKYTVSGTIKSKQTGETIIGASIRVTDANAGTSSNEYGFYSLTLPAGNHELSISAMGQKTITMPVSLSGNLKLDIALEDNSQLLQEVTIKAAPAGARDLASPQMGVEHLSIQETKNIPVLLGERDVIKTIQLLPGIKSAGEGSGGFFVRGGATDQNLILLDEAPVYNASHLLGFFSTFNSDAIKNMNIYKGDMPTQYGGRLSSVLDVKMNDGNNQKFGVSGGVGLIAARINAEGPIQKGKSSFLISARRTYADAFLALSKDSIAKKSQLYFYDLNVKANYVLGDKDRLFVSGYFGKDVLKAADIAGINWGNTTATLRWNHIFNSQLFSNTSLIYSNYDYKLNIKQDVNEFNIYSQIRDFNFKEDMQWYAGDKNTISFGVNSIYHTIKPGEISATGNSGIISQSLQNRYALENAAYVTNTWKATDRFTLTYGLRLSAFTILGSGDYYDIDADGNIIGSKHYTPGQEVKTYVNLEPRIAAAFQLNDVSSLKASYARNAQNLHLISNSNSGSPTDKWVASTNLIKPEIADQFSVGYYKDFSEHNYEFTVESYYKRLQNQIDYRNGANVFTNQPIETQLLYGKGRAYGAEFLLKKKTGRLSGWISYTLSKSERMIDGINNNQWYNARQDRTHDIAIVAMYKASDKWTFSANFVYYTGDAVTFPSGKYQVDGVTYYYYTNRNADRMPAYHRLDLGATKQLKKTAKFQSDLTFSLYNAYGNPNAYRIFFRDNKTDASRTEAVRTTLFTFVPSVTYNFKF, encoded by the coding sequence ATGAAAACCAACAGACCGGCATGGGTATCCATGCTGATTTGCGAGATAACGCGAATACCCCTCCGAACGGCACTCGGCATATTGATGTTACTATTGATAACAACACAAAGCCAGGCGCAAACCCAGAGCCTTTTAGACAAACCCGTTACTATAACTATCACTAACGAACCGCTTAAGCAGGCTTTAGATAAGATCACAGCCGCCAGCGGTATCAAGTTTACCTATAATGAAACAGTTGCAAAAAGCACAGTAAAGATCAGTATCAATGCCAAAAATCAGCCATTGGGTGATGTATTGCGCAAAGCCCTTGCCACTCAACCCTTTAGTTTTACGGTACTTGATAACGAAGTGCTGATCAAATATGACGCGGGTAAAATAAAAAAGCAGGCCGCCGCCGATGGCAAATACACGGTAAGCGGCACCATTAAATCAAAACAAACCGGCGAAACCATTATCGGCGCAAGCATCAGGGTTACCGATGCAAACGCGGGTACCTCCAGTAACGAGTATGGCTTTTATTCGCTTACCTTGCCTGCCGGTAATCATGAGCTTTCTATAAGCGCCATGGGGCAAAAAACTATCACGATGCCAGTATCGCTTAGTGGTAACCTCAAACTGGATATCGCCCTTGAAGATAATTCGCAACTATTACAGGAGGTAACCATCAAAGCCGCTCCCGCAGGGGCACGCGATTTGGCCAGTCCGCAAATGGGCGTTGAGCACCTCAGCATCCAGGAAACCAAAAACATCCCTGTGCTGCTCGGCGAACGCGATGTGATCAAGACCATTCAATTGCTACCGGGCATCAAATCGGCTGGGGAAGGCAGCGGCGGCTTCTTTGTGCGTGGCGGCGCTACCGATCAAAACCTGATCTTGCTTGACGAAGCACCGGTTTACAATGCATCGCACCTGCTGGGCTTCTTCTCTACCTTTAACTCCGATGCGATCAAAAACATGAATATTTACAAGGGCGATATGCCTACGCAATATGGCGGCCGGTTATCGTCCGTGTTAGATGTTAAAATGAACGATGGCAACAACCAAAAATTTGGTGTTAGTGGCGGTGTAGGCCTGATAGCGGCGAGGATCAATGCCGAGGGCCCTATCCAAAAAGGCAAATCTTCGTTCCTGATCTCGGCACGCCGTACTTATGCCGATGCTTTCCTGGCTTTATCGAAGGACAGCATCGCAAAAAAAAGCCAGCTTTATTTTTATGATCTTAATGTCAAAGCCAACTATGTTTTAGGCGATAAAGACCGCTTGTTTGTTTCCGGCTATTTTGGTAAGGATGTACTTAAAGCCGCCGATATTGCGGGCATTAACTGGGGCAATACCACGGCTACCCTGCGTTGGAACCACATTTTTAATAGTCAGCTTTTTTCAAATACATCGCTCATTTACAGTAATTACGATTATAAGCTTAACATCAAACAGGATGTAAACGAGTTCAACATCTACTCACAGATCCGCGATTTCAATTTTAAGGAAGACATGCAATGGTACGCCGGCGACAAAAACACCATTAGCTTTGGTGTAAATAGCATCTATCATACCATTAAACCGGGCGAAATTTCGGCCACAGGTAACTCGGGCATTATATCGCAAAGCCTGCAAAACAGGTACGCCCTTGAAAACGCCGCCTATGTTACTAATACCTGGAAAGCCACTGATCGCTTTACCTTAACCTACGGTCTGCGCCTATCGGCCTTTACCATACTTGGATCGGGCGATTATTATGATATTGATGCCGATGGAAATATCATCGGCTCAAAACATTATACTCCCGGACAGGAGGTTAAAACCTACGTTAACCTGGAACCGCGTATCGCGGCAGCATTTCAGCTCAACGATGTAAGTTCGCTTAAAGCGTCATACGCCCGCAACGCGCAAAACCTGCACTTGATCTCCAATTCCAATTCGGGTTCCCCAACGGATAAATGGGTAGCCAGTACCAACCTCATCAAACCTGAAATTGCCGACCAGTTTTCCGTAGGATACTACAAGGATTTCAGTGAGCACAACTATGAATTTACGGTGGAAAGCTATTACAAAAGGCTGCAAAATCAAATAGATTACCGTAATGGCGCCAATGTATTTACCAACCAACCTATCGAAACACAATTGCTTTATGGCAAAGGTCGCGCTTATGGTGCTGAGTTTTTGCTGAAGAAGAAAACAGGCAGACTAAGTGGCTGGATCAGCTATACGTTGTCAAAATCTGAACGGATGATTGACGGGATCAACAATAACCAATGGTACAATGCACGGCAAGATCGCACGCATGATATAGCCATTGTTGCCATGTACAAAGCCAGCGACAAATGGACATTCTCGGCCAATTTTGTTTACTACACCGGCGATGCAGTTACCTTTCCAAGCGGTAAATATCAGGTTGATGGCGTAACTTATTACTACTATACTAACCGTAATGCCGACAGGATGCCTGCTTACCACCGCTTAGATTTGGGCGCTACCAAGCAGCTTAAGAAAACCGCGAAATTTCAGTCTGATTTAACATTCAGCTTGTACAATGCTTATGGCAACCCTAACGCGTACCGCATATTTTTCCGTGATAACAAAACGGATGCAAGCCGTACCGAAGCCGTACGCACCACTTTATTCACCTTTGTACCTTCGGTTACCTATAACTTTAAATTTTAA